From a region of the Oncorhynchus keta strain PuntledgeMale-10-30-2019 chromosome 13, Oket_V2, whole genome shotgun sequence genome:
- the LOC118392687 gene encoding cholecystokinin receptor type A-like isoform X1 produces MEPFTLHDMLINSTNLYKILCDFGIKNVSECEDESETPPEPKDLNQTVRIFLYSLIFLVSVLGNSLIIAVLVRNRRMRTVTNLFLLSLAASDLMLCLFCMPFTLIPNLMRDFVFGSGICKVAMYFMGISVSVSTFNLVAISLERYSAICNPLTSRTWQTKSHAAKVISATWVVSFLFMLPYPISSTLVPFTRVNNSTGNMCRLVWPSDVIQQSWYVSLLLLLFLVPGIMMMTAYGLISLELYRGIKFEMANRKSSRERQCSTGSIKPGDNDGCYLPPAKKKGEHLQSPPSTPNVTVNSRDNVDSNKSKLSRVCSNSSTCNLMAKKRVIRMLLVIVCLFFLCWTPVFAVNAWRAFDRRSADKLLSGAPISFIHLLSYTSACVNPIIYCFMNKRFRQGILSTFTCCSSPKAGGVGRGAGSRMGTGRGGGRGGMRSRENGHTPQSGNNTRFTYSSIRGSAQA; encoded by the exons ATGGAACCATTTACATTGCATGATATGCTCATAAACTCAACTAATCTTTATAAGATATTATGTGACTTTGGAATCAAGAATGTCTCAGAGTGTGAAGATGAAAGCGAGACCCCTCCGGAACCGAAAG ATTTGAATCAGACAGTACGTATCTTCCTCTATAGCCTCATCTTCCTGGTCAGCGTGCTGGGTAACAGCCTGATCATCGCCGTGCTGGTGAGGAACCGCCGCATGCGCACCGTCACCAACCTGTTCCTGCTCTCCCTGGCCGCCAGCGACCTGATGCTCTGCCTCTTCTGCATGCCCTTCACCCTCATCCCCAACCTCATGAGGGACTTTGTGTTTGGCTCGGGCATCTGCAAGGTGGCCATGTACTTCATGG GGATCTCGGTGAGCGTCTCGACCTTCAACCTGGTGGCCATTTCCCTGGAGCGCTACAGTGCCATCTGCAACCCCCTGACCTCCCGGACCTGGCAAACCAAGTCCCACGCTGCCAAGGTCATCTCTGCCACCTGGGTGGTGAGCTTCCTGTTCATGCTGCCCTACCCCATCTCCAGCACCCTGGTGCCCTTCACCCGGGTCAACAACAGCACGGGCAACATGTGCCGCCTGGTCTGGCCCAGTGATGTCATCCAGCAGTCCTG GTATGTgtccctgctgctgctgctcttcCTGGTTCCTGGGATCATGATGATGACAGCCTATGGCCTCATCTCCCTGGAGCTCTACAGGGGCATCAAGTTTGAGATGGCCAACAGGAAGTCCAGCAGAG agagacagtgtaGCACCGGCAGCATCAAACCCGGTGACAACGACGGCTGCTACCTTCCACCCGCCAAGAAGAAGGGCGAGCACCTCCAGAGCCCTCCCTCGACCCCTAACGTGACCGTCAACAGCAGAGACAACGTGGACAGCAACAAGTCCAAGCTGAGCCGTGTGTGCAGCAACAGCTCCACCTGCAACCTGATGGCTAAGAAGCGCGTGATTCGCATGCTCCTGGTCATCGTCTGTCTCTTCTTCCTTTGCTGGACGCCCGTGTTCGCCGTTAACGCCTGGCGGGCCTTCGACCGCCGTTCTGCCGACAAGCTCCTCTCGGGGGCGCCGATATCCTTCATTCACCTGTTGTCATACACCTCCGCTTGTGTCAACCCCATTATATACTGCTTCATGAATAAGCGTTTCCGCCAAGGGATTCTGTCCACCTTCACCTGCTGTAGCAGCCCAAAGGCTGGTGGAGTCGGGAGGGGGGCTGGGAGTaggatggggacggggagagggggaggaagaggagggatgagaaGCAGAGAGAATGGGCACACGCCACAGAGTGGTAATAACACACGCTTCACATACAGTAGTATCCGTGGCTCCGCCCAGGCTTAG
- the LOC118392687 gene encoding cholecystokinin receptor type A-like isoform X2 — MRTVTNLFLLSLAASDLMLCLFCMPFTLIPNLMRDFVFGSGICKVAMYFMGISVSVSTFNLVAISLERYSAICNPLTSRTWQTKSHAAKVISATWVVSFLFMLPYPISSTLVPFTRVNNSTGNMCRLVWPSDVIQQSWYVSLLLLLFLVPGIMMMTAYGLISLELYRGIKFEMANRKSSRERQCSTGSIKPGDNDGCYLPPAKKKGEHLQSPPSTPNVTVNSRDNVDSNKSKLSRVCSNSSTCNLMAKKRVIRMLLVIVCLFFLCWTPVFAVNAWRAFDRRSADKLLSGAPISFIHLLSYTSACVNPIIYCFMNKRFRQGILSTFTCCSSPKAGGVGRGAGSRMGTGRGGGRGGMRSRENGHTPQSGNNTRFTYSSIRGSAQA, encoded by the exons ATGCGCACCGTCACCAACCTGTTCCTGCTCTCCCTGGCCGCCAGCGACCTGATGCTCTGCCTCTTCTGCATGCCCTTCACCCTCATCCCCAACCTCATGAGGGACTTTGTGTTTGGCTCGGGCATCTGCAAGGTGGCCATGTACTTCATGG GGATCTCGGTGAGCGTCTCGACCTTCAACCTGGTGGCCATTTCCCTGGAGCGCTACAGTGCCATCTGCAACCCCCTGACCTCCCGGACCTGGCAAACCAAGTCCCACGCTGCCAAGGTCATCTCTGCCACCTGGGTGGTGAGCTTCCTGTTCATGCTGCCCTACCCCATCTCCAGCACCCTGGTGCCCTTCACCCGGGTCAACAACAGCACGGGCAACATGTGCCGCCTGGTCTGGCCCAGTGATGTCATCCAGCAGTCCTG GTATGTgtccctgctgctgctgctcttcCTGGTTCCTGGGATCATGATGATGACAGCCTATGGCCTCATCTCCCTGGAGCTCTACAGGGGCATCAAGTTTGAGATGGCCAACAGGAAGTCCAGCAGAG agagacagtgtaGCACCGGCAGCATCAAACCCGGTGACAACGACGGCTGCTACCTTCCACCCGCCAAGAAGAAGGGCGAGCACCTCCAGAGCCCTCCCTCGACCCCTAACGTGACCGTCAACAGCAGAGACAACGTGGACAGCAACAAGTCCAAGCTGAGCCGTGTGTGCAGCAACAGCTCCACCTGCAACCTGATGGCTAAGAAGCGCGTGATTCGCATGCTCCTGGTCATCGTCTGTCTCTTCTTCCTTTGCTGGACGCCCGTGTTCGCCGTTAACGCCTGGCGGGCCTTCGACCGCCGTTCTGCCGACAAGCTCCTCTCGGGGGCGCCGATATCCTTCATTCACCTGTTGTCATACACCTCCGCTTGTGTCAACCCCATTATATACTGCTTCATGAATAAGCGTTTCCGCCAAGGGATTCTGTCCACCTTCACCTGCTGTAGCAGCCCAAAGGCTGGTGGAGTCGGGAGGGGGGCTGGGAGTaggatggggacggggagagggggaggaagaggagggatgagaaGCAGAGAGAATGGGCACACGCCACAGAGTGGTAATAACACACGCTTCACATACAGTAGTATCCGTGGCTCCGCCCAGGCTTAG